In Bacillus sp. (in: firmicutes), the genomic window ATTATTAGGAAAAGGAGACATGCTATATTTAGGAAACGGATCGTCCAAACCCGTTCGTTTACAAGGAACGTTTGTCTCTGATGAAGAAATAGATGAAATTGTACAGCATGTGCGCAAGCAGCGAGAGCCATCGTATTTATTTGCACAAGAAGAATTAATGAAAAAGTCTCAATCGTTTGAGGAAGAAGATGAACTGTTTTATGAAGCGTGTGAGTTTGTCGTTGAGCAAGGTGGGGCCTCTACATCCAGTTTGCAACGACGATTCCGAATTGGATATAACCGTGCCGCTCGGTTAATTGACATGATGGAGCAACACGGCATTATTTCCGAAGCAAAAGGAAGCAAGCCACGGGACGTGCTAATTTCAGAACAAGATTTGGAAACCATCTTAGATACTAGTACAATATCGTAAAGCATGGTATTCTATATTTTGTGTATGTAAAAGCTTTCTTCCATTTCGTTTGCGCCTGTGGCCTTCTTTTTCGTAGGAAATACTTCGGATGGTAAGGGGATCAAAAATATGAAAGAAATAGAGTTAAAGATGCAAGGAAAAATAAAACGGTTAACGAATAAAACGTTTAAATTCGATGAGCGGATTAAGGATGGATGGTTTTCTGCTGTTTATTTTTTAAAAACGCGCGAAATTGTGAAAAAATATTGTCCTGATAATATTGTGACGATGCAATTTTTCCAAAAGAAGCACGCCGTCCTATGTGGAACGGATGAAGTCATAGCGCTAGTGAAAACGTTTGCTGATAATCCAGACGATTTAGAAATTTATTCGTTAAAAGATGGCGATAAAATCAGTCCATTTGAGACGGTATTAACCATTACCGGTCGCTATCAAGATTTCGGCTATTTAGAAGGAATTATTGATGGCATTTTAGCTCGTCGTACATCCGTGGCAACGAACGTTTATAACGTCGTAAAAGCGGCTGGCATTTCAGGGAAACAAAAGCCTGTCATCTTTATGGGGGACCGCGACGATCACTATACACAGCAAGCAGGAGATGGATACGCAGCTTATATTGGAGGTTCTACCGCTCAAGCTACTCACGCGATGAACGAATGGTGGGGCAAACAAGGAATGGGAACGATGCCTCATGCGCTTATCCAGCTATTTAATGGGGATATTGTCGCTGCCACGAAAGCGTATCATGAAACATTCCCAGATGATGATTTAATTGCGCTTGTCGATTACAATAACGATGTCATCACGGACGCGTTAAAAGTCGCACGTGTGTTTGGTGATAAATTAAAAGGAGTTCGTGTCGATACCTCTCGTACGATGATTGATAAATACTTTTTACGGAATCAACATTTACTTGGAACGTTTGATCCACGTGGTGTCAACGCAGAGCTTATTTTTGCTCTTCGAAAAGCATTAGATGATGAAGGCTATCATCACGTGAAAATTGTCGTATCCGGTGGTTTTAACGAAGAGCGTATTTT contains:
- a CDS encoding nicotinate phosphoribosyltransferase, which produces MKEIELKMQGKIKRLTNKTFKFDERIKDGWFSAVYFLKTREIVKKYCPDNIVTMQFFQKKHAVLCGTDEVIALVKTFADNPDDLEIYSLKDGDKISPFETVLTITGRYQDFGYLEGIIDGILARRTSVATNVYNVVKAAGISGKQKPVIFMGDRDDHYTQQAGDGYAAYIGGSTAQATHAMNEWWGKQGMGTMPHALIQLFNGDIVAATKAYHETFPDDDLIALVDYNNDVITDALKVARVFGDKLKGVRVDTSRTMIDKYFLRNQHLLGTFDPRGVNAELIFALRKALDDEGYHHVKIVVSGGFNEERILEFEKRGVPVDMYGVGSSLLKINIGFTGDNVMLNGKHQAKAGRRYRPNPRLEKVD